A part of Gossypium hirsutum isolate 1008001.06 chromosome A07, Gossypium_hirsutum_v2.1, whole genome shotgun sequence genomic DNA contains:
- the LOC107955684 gene encoding choline-phosphate cytidylyltransferase 1, whose protein sequence is MSNNGNNSNSSDPDRPVRVYADGIYDLFHFGHARSLEQAKKSFPNTYLLVGCCNDETTHKYKGKTVMTESERYESLRHCKWVDEVIPDAPWVIDQEFLDKHNIDYVAHDSLPYADASGAANDVYEFVKAAGKFKETKRTDGISTSDIIMRIVKDYNQYVLRNLDRGYSRKELGVSYVKEKRLRVNMRLKKLQEKVKEQQEKVGEKIQIVAMHRNEWVENADRWVAGFLEMFEEGCHKMGTAIRDRIQERLRGQLLQNGKGDDDDDEEYYYDEDYYDDEDDDDDDEFYYDDSEYNDEKDKKNEKEKK, encoded by the exons ATGAGCAACAACGGTAACAATAGCAACAGTTCCGATCCCGATCGCCCTGTCCGTGTTTACGCCGATGGGATCTACGATCTCTTCCACTTCGGCCACGCTCGCTCCCTCGAACAAGCCAAGAAATC GTTTCCCAATACGTATTTGCTGGTTGGATGTTGCAATGATGAAACAACACACAAGTACAAGGGCAAAACTGTTATGACCGAATCAGAACGTTATGAATCCCTTCGCCATTGCAA GTGGGTTGATGAAGTCATTCCTGATGCTCCATGGGTGATCGATCAAGAATTTCTGGATAAACACAATATTGACTACGTGGCTCATGATTCACTTCC CTATGCTGATGCCAGTGGAGCTGCGAATGATGTGTACGAATTT GTTAAAGCTGCTGGGAAGTTCAAGGAAACAAAACGAACTGATGGGATTTCTACGTCAGATATCATAATGAGAATTGTTAAAGATTATAACCAATACGTGCTGCGTAACTTGGACCGTGGGTATTCTAGGAAAGAGCTTGGAGTTAGCTATGTGAAG gaaaagagattgagagtgaataTGAGACTgaagaaactacaagagaaaGTTAAGGAACAACAAGAAAAAGTGGGAGAAAAG ATACAAATTGTTGCTATGCACCGTAATGAGTGGGTGGAAAATGCTGACCGATGGGTTGCTGGATTCCTTGAGATGTTTGAAGAAGGTTGCCACAAAATG GGCACTGCAATCAGAGATCGAATCCAAGAGCGGTTAAGGGGGCAGCTGCTGCAAAACGGCAAGggtgatgacgatgatgatgaaGAATATTATTACGATGAAGATTATTATGATGATGAAGACGACGACGACGATGATGAATTCTACTATGATGACAGCGAATATAATGATGAGAAAGAtaagaaaaatgagaaagaaaagaaataa